In the Danio rerio strain Tuebingen ecotype United States chromosome 8, GRCz12tu, whole genome shotgun sequence genome, one interval contains:
- the slc38a5a gene encoding sodium-coupled neutral amino acid transporter 3: protein METVNKMPNGHHDIPMNLEKEFTGFDALENMAEGDQFLSSKSNGKIETQFTDFEGKTSFGMSIFNLSNAIMGSGILGLAYAMANTGIILFVFLLITIALLSSYSIHLLLRSAGVVGIRAYEQLGYRAFGTPGKVVAGCIITLHNIGAMSSYLFIVKIELPHVIEGLTGLPDNSGHWYVDGRYLIIIVSVCVIFPLALMKRLGYLGYTSGFSLSCMVFFLISVIYKCLSNSGIDSESNQNEKCTFSNASMISSTTEINEINSTTEICEAKLLTINPQTAFTIPIIAFAFVCHPEVLPIYTELKNPSKKQMQKVANISILAMFVMYLLTAIFGYLTFFANVDSELLKMYNKNDILMLCVRLAVLVAVTLTVPVVLFPIRRAVLQLLFPEKPFSWVRHIIIAMCLLFAVNLLVIFVPNIRDIFGFIGATSAPSLIFILPGIFYIYIVPEEQEPLKSRPKILAILFVTLGFIFMIMSITFIIIEWVNGKQSVGGH, encoded by the exons ATGGAGACTGTCAATAAAATGCCAAACGGTCACCATGATATTCCTATGAATCTAGAGAAAGA ATTTACCGGATTTGATGCCCTTGAAAACATGGCAGAAGGTGATCAGTTCCTCAGCAGCAAGAGCAATGGAAAGATAGAGACTCAGTTTACAGAT TTTGAGGGAAAGACGTCTTTTGGAATGTCAATTTTCAACCTCAGCAATGCTATAATGGGCAGCGGAATTCTGGGATTGGCTTATGCCATGGCCAACACCGGGATCATTCTTTTTGT ATTTCTGTTGATAACCATCGCTTTGCTCTCTTCTTACTCTATCCATCTGCTTCTGAGGAGTGCAGGAGTGGTTG gcaTCCGTGCATATGAACAGCTGGGGTACCGTGCATTTGGTACGCCTGGAAAAGTTGTTGCAGGATGTATTATAACATTGCACAACATTGGAG CAATGTCAAGTTACCTATTTATTGTGAAGATAGAGTTACCTCATGTCATTGAAGGTCTCACAGGACTGCCAGACAACTCTGG TCACTGGTATGTAGATGGGAGATACCTCATCATTATTGTTAGTGTCTGCGTCATTTTCCCACTGGCACTTATGAAAAGACTTG gGTATCTGGGGTACACTAGTGGCTTCTCCCTCAGCTGCATGGTCTTCTTCCTCATATCT GTGATCTATAAGTGTCTCAGCAATTCTGGTATAGATTCTGAGAGCAACCAAAATGAAAAATGCACTTTTTCTAATGCAAGCATGATCAGTTCCACCACTGAAATAAACGAAATCAACTCCACCACTGAAATATGCGAAGCCAAACTTTTAACCATCAACCCACAG ACTGCATTTACCATTCCTATTATTGCATTTGCATTTGTGTGTCATCCTGAAGTTTTGCCCATTTACACAGAACTCAAAAA TCCATCCAAGAAACAGATGCAAAAAGTTGCTAATATCTCTATTTTGGCCATGTTTGTCATGTACCTGCTGACTGCTATCTTTGGCTACCTCACCTTCTTTG CAAATGTGGATTCTGAGCTTCTGAAGATGTACAATAAAAACGACATCCTGATGTTGTGTGTTCGACTGGCTGTGCTGGTGGCAGTGACACTGACTGTTCCTGTCGTTCTTTTCCCG ATCCGCCGTGCCGTCTTGCAGCTTCTATTCCCTGAAAAGCCTTTCAGCTGGGTGCGTCACATCATCATCGCCATGTGCCTCCTGTTTGCCGTCAATCTGCTCGTCATCTTCGTCCCCAACATTCGTGACATCTTCGGCTTCATCG GTGCAACATCTGCTCCCAGCCTCATTTTCATTCTGCCAGGAATATTCTACATTTACATCGTCCCTGAGGAGCAGGAGCCATTAAAATCTCGACCAAAGATTCTG GCGATTTTGTTTGTGACCCTGGGGTTCATCTTTATGATTATGAGCATTACTTTCATCATAATCGAGTGGGTCAATGGAAAGCAGTCGGTGGGCGGTCACTGA